The Candidatus Sysuiplasma jiujiangense genome includes a window with the following:
- a CDS encoding AAA family ATPase has translation MTSAEGTGVTGSLFDRGSSAGMYVDSLGIEKDMLAHMNFIMGAPGTGKTTALGAIWKQFDEHSVRYYVTYNRSMGKEARERLGGDKRTIGTFHSICTRLLGWKVGKGKSGIDGDFLTDAQISDFAARYNIEKKGVTRPWEEDSDIEHHDELSQIMMAWSVARNQVPEDSPNNWRGDENRDLELLLHHYRQYKHELGDKKDYDDVLEETVRLEEQYGVDGPLPRCDLLLIDEAQDLTPLMWKLCDLWSRKAETVVIAGDDDQSIYSFRGVDVHDYLGRITALNSGRLFILKRSYRLSSEILIHAGKTIDGVSNRISKDIEPAVAGGIVEYARSLDNVVKSKGKRMVLCSSGWLMQEISSIVDARYPDVILLASNPKHQGRLLWSQKMIELVRIISRFPNLSREEFRFLASCLPASGLLKRGVKTRVRENRFFSADAAVQQRLDSGSADEAEILSAFEGTPTKEQLVRELDYRGKKKEVMLRWIGREITDDCFVYIGTYHAAKGLEADTVGLVLDIGRKWMEQQTSNPDGVRRLLYVARSRAKSYHVEISLGIGEGVWSF, from the coding sequence ATGACCTCTGCAGAAGGAACCGGCGTCACTGGCAGTCTGTTTGACAGGGGCTCCTCGGCCGGCATGTATGTGGATTCGCTCGGCATTGAAAAGGATATGCTCGCCCACATGAATTTCATCATGGGTGCACCTGGCACTGGAAAGACAACAGCGTTGGGCGCAATATGGAAACAGTTTGATGAGCACTCAGTCAGATACTATGTGACCTACAACAGGTCCATGGGAAAAGAAGCGAGGGAGCGCCTGGGCGGAGACAAAAGGACAATCGGGACGTTTCATTCAATTTGCACGAGATTGCTGGGATGGAAAGTCGGAAAGGGCAAATCGGGAATCGATGGTGATTTCCTCACGGACGCGCAGATTTCCGATTTTGCCGCTAGATATAATATCGAAAAGAAAGGCGTCACGCGCCCGTGGGAGGAAGATTCGGACATAGAGCATCATGATGAGCTCAGCCAGATTATGATGGCGTGGAGCGTGGCGAGGAATCAGGTTCCTGAGGACTCGCCGAATAACTGGAGGGGTGACGAAAACAGGGATCTGGAACTCCTCCTGCATCACTACAGGCAGTACAAGCACGAACTCGGCGACAAAAAGGACTATGATGATGTCCTGGAGGAGACTGTCAGGCTGGAGGAACAGTATGGTGTCGACGGCCCGTTGCCGCGTTGCGATTTGCTGCTCATAGACGAGGCGCAAGACCTTACCCCCCTTATGTGGAAACTCTGTGACTTGTGGTCCAGGAAGGCGGAAACCGTAGTGATTGCGGGGGACGATGACCAGAGCATATACTCTTTTCGAGGTGTGGACGTGCATGACTACCTCGGAAGAATTACAGCTCTCAACTCAGGCCGGCTTTTCATCCTGAAAAGGAGCTACAGGCTATCGAGTGAGATACTGATCCATGCCGGAAAGACAATCGACGGCGTCTCGAACAGGATCAGCAAGGACATAGAACCGGCTGTTGCCGGCGGCATCGTCGAGTATGCGCGCTCGCTCGATAATGTGGTGAAGTCAAAAGGGAAGAGGATGGTGCTGTGCTCCTCCGGATGGCTGATGCAGGAAATATCATCCATCGTGGATGCACGGTATCCCGACGTGATACTGCTGGCCTCGAATCCGAAGCACCAGGGAAGGCTGCTCTGGTCGCAGAAAATGATAGAACTCGTGCGTATAATATCCAGGTTTCCCAACCTGAGCAGAGAGGAGTTCAGATTCCTTGCATCATGTCTTCCTGCGTCCGGGTTGCTGAAGAGGGGCGTCAAGACCAGGGTCAGGGAGAACAGATTCTTCTCAGCAGATGCTGCGGTGCAGCAGAGGCTTGATTCGGGAAGTGCTGATGAGGCCGAGATACTGAGCGCATTTGAGGGCACCCCTACGAAGGAGCAGCTGGTGAGGGAACTGGACTACAGGGGAAAGAAGAAGGAAGTAATGCTCAGGTGGATAGGCAGGGAGATCACCGATGATTGTTTTGTTTACATCGGGACCTACCATGCTGCCAAAGGGCTGGAGGCTGACACTGTGGGCCTTGTGCTCGATATTGGCAGGAAATGGATGGAGCAGCAGACCTCCAATCCCGACGGCGTCCGCAGGCTGCTGTATGTTGCCAGGAGCAGGGCGAAAAGCTATCACGTCGAAATTTCACTCGGCATTGGTGAGGGGGTGTGGTCATTTTGA
- a CDS encoding restriction endonuclease — MKRKKSDLPFGSQFSPSQISIEEVLELVNENRGATRQFTNNIRDRFFDKHANGDPKQQMELAKNVRLSLRSYGIIGEDEQMTEFGKRLYELKDRGDEFYKLLSQHILLELKGLDLLRAVSNLKALRLQTDLVSIARELKEYGIYVPESGTHISTMKQWLQKAGIVDEQWNINQTLLRKLIGYNLQEIDVFSDFGPEMRGFLRALASLAPIDWISSWDVARHAQSMSHVKFDAKNLREQIVFPLRDEGLIEIRKSTSGRGAKPYEIKVTDEFKSQYILPILEVLSESGDVPIHTLSKPLFDVLNDVESDDTYIKGKGLEMLAMHLCRLLGLHITSWRRRGTETGGAEVDLIAEGTNYVFSRWELQCKNTSQVTLDNIAREVGVSLHSRANAILIVTTGKFSRDAVSFAEQTTIKSPLSIILMDAADLRQVISDPSSIGAILRKQANKAMQLNKQIRPEREG, encoded by the coding sequence TTGAAGAGAAAAAAATCTGATTTGCCCTTCGGCTCGCAATTCAGTCCTTCTCAAATATCTATTGAGGAGGTGCTGGAACTCGTAAACGAGAATCGGGGAGCTACACGACAGTTTACTAATAATATACGGGATCGTTTTTTTGATAAACATGCGAACGGAGATCCGAAGCAACAAATGGAACTTGCGAAAAACGTGAGGCTTTCATTGCGGTCATATGGAATTATCGGGGAAGACGAGCAGATGACTGAGTTCGGCAAAAGACTTTACGAACTTAAGGACAGAGGTGATGAATTCTATAAGTTATTGTCCCAACATATTTTGCTTGAACTGAAGGGTCTGGATTTACTTCGAGCTGTAAGTAATTTGAAAGCCCTCCGCTTGCAAACGGACCTCGTATCTATCGCTCGAGAACTGAAAGAATATGGAATATACGTGCCAGAATCAGGGACCCATATTTCAACGATGAAACAATGGTTGCAAAAGGCTGGAATTGTTGACGAACAGTGGAACATTAATCAAACGCTTTTGAGAAAACTCATTGGTTATAACCTGCAGGAGATTGATGTATTTTCAGATTTCGGTCCTGAAATGAGAGGATTCCTCAGGGCATTAGCGTCTCTCGCTCCTATTGACTGGATATCTTCATGGGATGTTGCAAGGCATGCGCAGTCGATGAGTCATGTAAAATTTGACGCAAAAAACCTGAGAGAGCAAATCGTCTTTCCACTTCGGGATGAAGGCTTAATCGAAATCAGAAAATCCACCAGCGGTAGGGGCGCCAAGCCATATGAGATAAAAGTGACTGATGAATTCAAATCTCAGTATATTTTGCCAATATTGGAAGTGTTATCCGAGTCGGGCGATGTTCCTATCCACACATTATCCAAGCCTCTGTTTGATGTTCTGAATGACGTAGAAAGTGATGACACTTACATCAAGGGAAAAGGACTTGAAATGCTGGCTATGCACTTGTGTCGTCTGCTTGGTCTGCACATCACCTCCTGGCGGCGACGTGGAACAGAGACTGGTGGAGCTGAAGTGGATTTAATAGCAGAGGGGACAAATTATGTTTTTTCAAGATGGGAACTTCAATGCAAGAACACATCACAAGTTACGCTAGACAATATTGCCAGAGAGGTTGGCGTCTCTCTGCATTCAAGAGCCAATGCCATCCTGATTGTTACCACAGGAAAGTTTTCAAGAGATGCTGTCAGTTTTGCAGAGCAGACAACGATAAAATCGCCACTCAGTATTATCTTGATGGATGCGGCCGACCTCAGGCAAGTTATAAGTGATCCATCCTCAATAGGTGCGATATTGAGAAAGCAGGCCAATAAAGCGATGCAACTAAATAAACAAATAAGACCTGAGAGAGAGGGCTGA
- a CDS encoding recombinase family protein, translating to MRVALYARVSTKDREQDPENQLMRLRDYCRLRGWDFIEFVDHASGAKTDRPALNELMCKLSMFDGILVLRLDRFGRSVSDLTLKIRQIRDMGLFFEAVDQGLRISGDERDAVSGLMYNVLASVAEFERELISDRVRDGITRARKQGKRLGRRPVAEQRGVSIEQVFALRDSGKSIREISQAVGIGRGSVHRILLSRNPPVENEA from the coding sequence ATGCGTGTTGCACTCTATGCCCGCGTTTCCACCAAGGACAGGGAACAGGATCCTGAGAATCAGCTGATGCGGCTCAGAGATTACTGCCGTTTAAGAGGCTGGGATTTCATAGAATTTGTAGATCATGCTTCCGGAGCCAAGACGGACAGGCCTGCGCTCAATGAACTGATGTGCAAACTCTCAATGTTTGACGGCATCCTGGTCCTCCGCCTGGATAGATTCGGCAGGTCTGTCTCTGACCTCACATTGAAGATACGGCAAATTAGGGACATGGGCCTGTTCTTCGAAGCTGTCGACCAGGGACTGCGTATATCGGGAGACGAGAGAGATGCAGTCTCGGGACTGATGTATAACGTCCTCGCTTCTGTGGCCGAGTTCGAGAGGGAGTTGATTTCTGACAGAGTAAGAGATGGCATAACCCGGGCACGAAAGCAGGGCAAACGGCTAGGCAGGAGGCCTGTGGCGGAACAAAGAGGCGTCAGCATTGAGCAGGTGTTTGCCTTGAGAGACAGCGGCAAGAGCATCAGGGAGATATCACAGGCGGTTGGAATAGGCAGAGGCTCTGTGCATAGGATATTGCTGTCACGAAATCCCCCTGTCGAAAACGAAGCCTGA
- a CDS encoding CDGSH iron-sulfur domain-containing protein codes for MARLVKHERNKPFPVTTKDGETLYMCACGLSKNKPFCDGSHKATADEEPNQLYVYDGSKRIKIENLY; via the coding sequence ATGGCAAGATTAGTAAAGCATGAAAGAAACAAACCATTCCCGGTAACCACAAAAGACGGAGAAACGCTATACATGTGCGCATGTGGCCTCTCAAAGAACAAGCCATTCTGTGACGGAAGCCACAAGGCGACTGCGGACGAAGAGCCTAACCAGCTCTACGTATATGACGGAAGCAAGCGCATAAAGATAGAAAATCTCTACTGA
- a CDS encoding site-specific integrase — protein MVPYAQGALRLKEYDKLPPHITREQYLNLLNAVERKYSSAGQWAKKAKYYRDRDKLLLRLMWETGGRIGDILNIVPGNFDFDRKVLNLGVKKRKNTNTIPLDDGLLLEVSNYLRNYAVGGKLCDFYKVQAWKIVRAYGRETGIDVHPHMFRHGLAIHLLENNVPIPIISARLGHSNVLTTMRYYLVITPEVQRQFMQGVRL, from the coding sequence ATGGTGCCTTATGCACAGGGTGCACTCCGACTGAAGGAGTATGACAAGCTCCCGCCGCACATCACCAGGGAACAATATCTGAATCTGCTCAATGCCGTGGAAAGGAAGTATTCGTCCGCAGGACAGTGGGCGAAGAAGGCAAAGTATTACAGGGACAGGGACAAACTCCTCCTGCGGCTGATGTGGGAAACGGGAGGCAGGATAGGCGATATTCTGAACATCGTGCCTGGGAATTTCGACTTCGACAGGAAGGTTCTCAACCTCGGTGTGAAGAAGAGAAAGAACACCAACACCATACCGCTTGATGATGGTCTCCTGCTCGAGGTCAGCAACTATCTCAGAAACTACGCTGTCGGCGGCAAATTGTGTGATTTCTATAAAGTGCAGGCCTGGAAGATTGTGAGAGCGTACGGGAGGGAGACTGGAATTGATGTGCATCCTCACATGTTCAGGCATGGGCTTGCCATACATTTGCTTGAGAACAATGTGCCTATACCGATAATCTCGGCGAGGTTGGGCCATTCAAATGTGCTGACGACCATGAGGTATTATCTCGTGATAACGCCGGAAGTCCAGAGACAGTTCATGCAGGGAGTCAGACTGTGA
- the serB gene encoding phosphoserine phosphatase SerB yields MNYVAITILGKDSEGILSRVVGSIAESGAKILDIQQSVIHGILSLFILVDRNSSEYATILPEKLSEAISGLSLSLHIEEVQDYTRDRAGERYVVTIVGEDSTEMICSFSRATAHLGLNNIRINMLSRGDISAMQFIVDMNKVDPGSAMKHIQDALSGRKADIIFEPESTFRMGKKLIVFDMDSTLVSNETIDEIAAQAGLKEKIAAITEKAMRGEIDYSQAIKERVRLLSGMPLSTLTELSKSLVLNPGARELISSLRSMKYRIALVSGGFTVFTEKMKEELGLDYAFGNRLEVRNGVLTGNLEEPILDANGKQRVIEEIMMNEGISSREVVVIGDGANDTVMVKNAGLGIAFRGKEVLRKVADGTISDSDLTTVLFCLGHYSD; encoded by the coding sequence TTGCAATAACTATCCTCGGTAAAGACAGCGAGGGTATACTTTCCAGAGTTGTCGGCAGTATAGCCGAATCGGGTGCAAAGATACTTGATATACAACAGAGTGTTATTCATGGAATACTGAGTCTTTTCATACTCGTTGACAGGAACAGCAGCGAATACGCGACGATTCTGCCTGAAAAGCTCTCGGAAGCAATTTCCGGTCTCAGCCTTTCCCTTCATATCGAAGAGGTCCAGGATTATACGAGAGATAGGGCTGGAGAGCGTTACGTGGTGACAATCGTCGGTGAAGATTCCACTGAAATGATATGTTCATTTTCAAGAGCAACTGCACACCTCGGGCTGAATAATATACGCATCAACATGCTGAGCAGGGGTGACATCTCAGCCATGCAGTTTATTGTAGACATGAACAAAGTCGACCCGGGAAGTGCCATGAAACATATTCAGGATGCACTTTCAGGACGAAAGGCGGATATAATTTTTGAGCCGGAATCCACTTTTCGTATGGGAAAGAAGCTCATCGTCTTTGACATGGACTCAACGCTTGTGAGTAATGAGACAATTGATGAAATAGCTGCTCAGGCCGGACTCAAGGAAAAGATTGCAGCAATAACCGAAAAGGCCATGAGGGGTGAAATAGACTATTCCCAGGCTATAAAAGAAAGAGTGCGCCTCCTCAGCGGAATGCCTCTTTCAACATTGACAGAGCTGAGTAAATCCCTTGTACTGAACCCTGGTGCGCGTGAACTCATTTCATCGCTGCGTTCAATGAAGTACAGGATAGCGCTTGTGAGTGGAGGATTTACAGTATTCACAGAGAAAATGAAAGAGGAGCTTGGTCTTGATTATGCATTTGGCAACAGACTCGAAGTTCGCAACGGTGTTCTGACAGGAAATCTCGAAGAACCCATTCTCGATGCCAATGGCAAGCAGAGGGTGATTGAAGAAATAATGATGAATGAAGGCATCTCTTCAAGAGAAGTCGTTGTGATAGGGGATGGGGCAAACGACACTGTTATGGTAAAGAACGCAGGACTGGGGATAGCCTTCCGTGGCAAGGAAGTGCTTCGTAAAGTGGCTGATGGTACCATTTCTGATAGCGATCTGACGACCGTTCTATTTTGCCTCGGACACTACTCAGATTGA
- a CDS encoding rhodanese-like domain-containing protein, whose translation MTKIPEMRTLPLILTILALSAMFMVAVYSAYAFSLPSAIFLVALIIGLMVSLLSFRYFGWPYADRGKYIDITPARLYSLIEEKKNISIMDVRTKREYAKSHIPGAINRPLLSLKKGEKFNQPTVFICATGHRSRMALRKVEGRDLYNLESGFKKWQEANLPVSGIGGAGKETG comes from the coding sequence ATGACAAAAATACCTGAAATGCGAACTCTTCCTCTAATTTTGACGATACTGGCCCTTTCCGCAATGTTCATGGTTGCGGTTTATTCGGCCTATGCCTTTTCACTACCTTCAGCAATATTTCTTGTTGCACTAATAATAGGCCTCATGGTATCGCTTCTGTCTTTCAGGTATTTTGGATGGCCATACGCAGACAGAGGAAAATACATCGATATCACTCCAGCGAGACTTTACTCGCTTATTGAAGAGAAAAAGAACATCAGCATCATGGATGTCAGAACAAAACGGGAATATGCCAAATCACACATTCCTGGCGCCATTAACCGCCCGCTTCTTTCACTAAAAAAGGGAGAGAAATTCAACCAGCCCACCGTGTTCATCTGCGCTACCGGCCACAGATCTAGAATGGCTCTGAGGAAGGTTGAAGGAAGAGATCTCTACAACCTGGAGTCAGGATTTAAAAAGTGGCAAGAGGCCAATCTGCCTGTGAGTGGCATAGGCGGAGCAGGAAAGGAGACCGGATAA
- a CDS encoding MFS transporter, giving the protein MKTDALLLSLSRSMRSFVFTLLSFSSPFFLLSEGIGYFQVGIVILLSSISSAVLIYTLPVIRVGISFKVFLSWAIFFTGTAVIALTDNLAGYLVAAIVCGISLSGKDMSPNQPIEQYAISTFSSNQKEKYHQFSSYNLLSYAGNTFGALSVLVYPRISFASIFYICAILSFASGIPYFLVKFPHQNMPAKNKIVLDRKDRTLRNQLGTLFAVDAFGGGLVSTSLLSLWFLVVFSASLTQTGFIFVVVNILTALSVVISGRMSVKYGIIRTMVFTHLISNFFLILMSFSRILLLGELFLFLRQATSQMDLTPRDSLINTVFESESRLKTNSQFLAIRNLSSVPSPALGGLIIGSSPEPLPSIAGSIKAVYDIVLYLRFRHIMI; this is encoded by the coding sequence GTGAAGACGGATGCGCTGCTGTTGTCCCTTTCGAGATCAATGAGATCCTTCGTATTCACCTTACTCTCATTTTCTTCTCCATTTTTCCTTCTTTCGGAAGGAATTGGATACTTTCAGGTGGGCATTGTAATCCTTTTGAGTTCGATATCATCCGCCGTATTAATCTACACGCTTCCCGTGATTCGCGTCGGTATTTCGTTTAAGGTCTTCCTGTCATGGGCCATATTTTTCACGGGAACTGCGGTCATTGCTCTGACAGATAATCTCGCAGGTTATCTGGTGGCAGCTATTGTCTGTGGTATTTCACTTTCTGGAAAGGACATGTCACCGAACCAGCCCATAGAGCAATACGCAATAAGCACTTTTTCTTCGAATCAGAAGGAAAAGTACCATCAATTCTCCTCCTATAATCTTCTATCATATGCTGGGAATACCTTCGGAGCCCTGTCAGTCCTCGTTTATCCTCGCATTTCCTTCGCTTCAATCTTTTACATTTGTGCGATTTTGTCATTTGCGTCCGGGATTCCTTATTTCCTGGTTAAATTCCCGCATCAAAATATGCCTGCAAAGAACAAAATCGTTCTTGACAGGAAGGACAGGACGCTGAGAAATCAGCTTGGAACCCTCTTTGCCGTCGATGCGTTTGGGGGAGGGCTGGTTAGTACGTCACTTCTATCCCTGTGGTTTCTCGTTGTATTTTCTGCTTCCCTCACTCAGACTGGTTTTATTTTTGTAGTTGTAAACATACTCACTGCATTGTCTGTTGTAATATCAGGAAGAATGTCAGTAAAATATGGTATCATAAGGACTATGGTATTCACTCATCTGATAAGCAATTTTTTCCTCATTCTCATGTCTTTCTCGCGTATTTTGCTGCTTGGTGAATTATTCCTCTTTTTGAGGCAGGCCACAAGCCAGATGGATTTGACACCAAGGGACAGTCTCATAAACACCGTGTTTGAATCAGAAAGTAGACTGAAGACAAATTCCCAGTTCCTTGCGATAAGAAACCTGTCTTCCGTTCCATCGCCCGCCCTGGGCGGATTAATAATCGGGAGCAGTCCTGAACCGCTGCCCTCTATTGCCGGATCAATCAAGGCGGTTTATGACATTGTCCTTTATCTTCGATTCAGGCACATCATGATTTGA
- a CDS encoding helix-turn-helix domain-containing protein has protein sequence MTLGESVTPKKLTMATNRLTYELLDRALEELRTQYSLYDDLLGFPSVRLFVDHIEMQARNHPYFRVYMTKVEAILREFSDGHPDIMHVTWRESHRRFALAYELGKEIGIIDVEERGSHDGAGGMVEIVEASPELFLLPWIEDRIWKKQQNAMIAVVGLPGSGKSYGAIDIALELVERSKGKEECFHFDVERDVIFDIDTLVDMAYRRDERLPRGQIIIFDDMGVGAGNRDWQSDYNVILGKIAQSFRFMGFVLLVTMPKIEFIEKQVRELLAAKLISMTNENGENIIGCFSLEVACQYGEDIIYLPPQLDRGDFPDELGFEIRAERIQLSSLRLREPQKPVTELYEARKESELRAQVVKLRDEIEQAKNMDAVRREALTAKYTALKEKVEELAEAEVEAKKAKFEAEIEEAETRKQKARRERKMIQHANEEEERRKKKIIQLVMEGKSQAEIAKEMGVSNQAINQAIRRLRNRGELTTITQG, from the coding sequence GTGACGCTGGGCGAATCGGTGACACCGAAGAAGCTGACGATGGCGACCAATCGCCTCACTTATGAGCTGCTCGACAGGGCGCTCGAGGAGTTGCGCACGCAATATTCGCTGTATGACGACCTGCTCGGGTTCCCTTCCGTTCGCCTCTTTGTCGACCACATCGAGATGCAGGCGCGGAATCACCCGTATTTTCGCGTCTACATGACGAAGGTAGAGGCGATCCTGCGTGAATTCTCTGATGGTCACCCCGACATAATGCACGTCACATGGAGGGAATCGCACCGTCGGTTTGCGTTGGCATATGAGCTCGGCAAGGAGATAGGCATCATCGATGTCGAGGAACGTGGATCGCACGATGGCGCAGGCGGAATGGTGGAGATAGTCGAGGCCTCTCCTGAGTTGTTTCTTTTGCCTTGGATAGAAGACAGGATATGGAAGAAGCAACAGAATGCCATGATTGCAGTCGTGGGACTTCCTGGCTCAGGGAAGTCATATGGCGCCATAGACATTGCGCTCGAACTCGTCGAGCGAAGTAAAGGCAAGGAGGAATGCTTCCACTTCGATGTCGAGCGCGATGTGATTTTCGACATCGATACGCTGGTTGACATGGCCTACAGGCGTGACGAGCGGCTGCCCAGAGGCCAGATAATCATATTCGACGACATGGGCGTCGGTGCCGGAAACCGTGACTGGCAGAGCGATTACAATGTCATTTTGGGGAAGATTGCGCAGAGCTTCAGATTCATGGGCTTCGTGCTGCTTGTGACAATGCCCAAAATTGAGTTCATCGAGAAGCAGGTGCGGGAGCTGCTGGCCGCAAAACTCATAAGCATGACGAACGAGAACGGCGAGAACATCATTGGGTGCTTCAGCCTGGAGGTAGCCTGCCAGTACGGAGAGGATATCATCTATCTTCCGCCGCAGCTGGACAGGGGAGATTTCCCTGACGAATTGGGTTTCGAGATACGGGCTGAAAGGATCCAGTTGTCTTCACTGCGTCTCCGTGAGCCTCAGAAACCCGTCACCGAGCTCTATGAGGCAAGGAAAGAGAGCGAGCTGCGGGCACAGGTCGTGAAATTGAGGGATGAGATAGAACAGGCCAAGAACATGGACGCAGTCAGACGCGAGGCTTTGACCGCGAAATACACAGCGTTAAAGGAAAAGGTCGAGGAACTGGCAGAGGCTGAGGTCGAAGCGAAGAAGGCCAAATTCGAAGCGGAAATCGAGGAGGCCGAGACCAGGAAGCAGAAAGCGAGGCGGGAGAGGAAAATGATCCAGCATGCGAATGAGGAAGAGGAGAGGCGCAAGAAGAAAATCATCCAGCTTGTAATGGAGGGAAAGAGCCAGGCAGAGATAGCCAAGGAGATGGGTGTATCAAATCAGGCCATTAATCAGGCAATTCGTAGGCTTAGAAACAGGGGAGAGCTCACAACAATCACTCAAGGTTGA
- a CDS encoding helix-turn-helix transcriptional regulator has product MNSTSYEAPDTDLCPIAATIRKIGSEPKLVVVRYLSEGEHGFNSLMKVSRLSPKTLSSTLKALEKEDVVTRAVLSTRPFKVKYSLTEKGRDLGPVLEKMGEWGKRWLNQNNSADTEAFSNVSAGDAR; this is encoded by the coding sequence ATGAACAGTACTTCATATGAAGCACCAGATACCGATCTTTGCCCGATAGCCGCCACAATCAGGAAGATCGGAAGCGAGCCAAAATTGGTTGTCGTGCGTTATCTGTCCGAAGGAGAGCATGGATTTAACAGCCTTATGAAAGTTTCAAGGCTTAGCCCGAAGACGCTTTCTTCAACCCTTAAAGCTCTGGAAAAAGAGGATGTCGTGACTAGGGCAGTTCTGAGCACGCGCCCCTTTAAGGTAAAATATTCCCTCACGGAAAAGGGAAGGGATCTGGGTCCGGTACTGGAAAAAATGGGGGAATGGGGGAAAAGATGGTTGAATCAGAACAACTCTGCAGATACTGAAGCATTCTCAAATGTTAGTGCCGGAGACGCAAGATGA
- a CDS encoding DUF2203 family protein: protein MEKKMKDESEGFSGSEGRPSKFFTVDEANDLIPVLEGRLKECDRILLDIRAVAELTEDLEWYWGESIRDDANPDRQEYLKLEKEKSSRIDRWNEAIREIGKLGVEIKNPDMGLIDFYSVRDNQVVFLCWQRGEPEVRYWHTLEGGYNGRRPLE from the coding sequence ATGGAAAAGAAAATGAAAGATGAAAGTGAGGGATTCAGCGGCAGTGAGGGGCGCCCCTCCAAATTTTTCACGGTCGATGAAGCGAACGATCTCATTCCTGTACTCGAGGGCCGTCTCAAAGAATGTGACAGGATATTGCTGGATATAAGAGCAGTTGCCGAACTCACCGAGGATCTTGAGTGGTACTGGGGTGAATCAATCAGGGATGATGCCAATCCCGACAGACAGGAATATCTGAAACTCGAAAAGGAGAAGAGTTCCAGGATTGACAGATGGAATGAGGCTATCAGGGAGATTGGTAAACTGGGTGTGGAGATTAAAAATCCGGACATGGGTCTCATAGATTTCTACAGTGTGAGAGACAATCAAGTCGTTTTTCTATGCTGGCAGAGGGGGGAACCTGAAGTCAGGTACTGGCACACGCTCGAGGGTGGTTACAATGGAAGACGACCCCTTGAATGA
- a CDS encoding DUF5131 family protein — MTGRTNIEWCDYSWNPVTGCSKVSEGCRNCYAEALSHRFGRSFEVTLHPERLTATRKWKPGRIFVNSMSDLFHENIPFEFITEVMHEMDRNKQHTYLILTKRPERMVEYFGEAYYDCTLPSHVWFGASIENRRWTGRAATLVWMRLFAAHIFLSLEPLLESLAPFDWLCDNVPDWIIAGGESGPHFRQADAQWFKEIRDFCTAHDIPFFFKQPGGLRPGGRALLDGQEWRQSPPAWKGFVGGSE, encoded by the coding sequence ATGACAGGCAGAACAAACATTGAGTGGTGCGACTACAGCTGGAACCCTGTAACAGGGTGCAGCAAAGTATCGGAGGGATGCCGCAACTGCTACGCGGAGGCTCTATCGCACAGGTTCGGCAGGAGCTTCGAAGTTACTCTGCATCCTGAAAGACTCACAGCCACAAGGAAGTGGAAGCCAGGCAGGATATTCGTAAACAGCATGAGCGACCTCTTTCATGAAAACATCCCGTTTGAATTCATCACCGAAGTCATGCACGAAATGGACCGCAACAAGCAGCACACATACCTCATATTGACCAAACGCCCCGAGAGAATGGTGGAATATTTTGGCGAAGCCTACTACGACTGCACGCTTCCTTCACATGTCTGGTTTGGGGCAAGCATTGAGAACCGCAGATGGACAGGGAGAGCGGCAACACTCGTATGGATGAGATTATTCGCAGCACACATCTTCCTGTCATTGGAACCGCTTCTTGAGTCACTGGCTCCCTTCGACTGGCTCTGCGATAACGTACCAGACTGGATAATCGCAGGCGGGGAAAGCGGCCCCCATTTCAGGCAGGCCGATGCACAGTGGTTCAAGGAGATTCGTGACTTTTGCACCGCACATGATATTCCATTTTTCTTCAAGCAGCCGGGCGGCCTGAGACCTGGAGGCCGTGCACTCCTCGACGGGCAGGAATGGCGTCAATCGCCGCCTGCTTGGAAGGGTTTTGTTGGAGGGAGTGAATGA